DNA sequence from the Marinilongibacter aquaticus genome:
GTAAGCCCTGTGTTTCAAGAAATACGGGCAGGCTTTGTTTGTCGTTCAGTTCTTGGTATTCTTTGAAATAAATTTCCTTTTCATACACGCTGGGGTTGTCCGAGCGGTTGATTCCCCTGTCTGGATTGATTTCAACCAGCCTTTCGAAATTGTGCAAATCCCTTTCTTCCGCTTTTATTTTGATCACCGAATTGTAATTGGGATACAAGCTGGAGCCATCGGGCGAAGTTTCGAAAAATTGCACAAAATACTGGTCTAAACTGTAGCTGCAATACAGATTACAGAGCGTGTATGCTGGGATAAAGTACAAGTGCCCAGCTTCAAGTTTTATACTTTTTTCCGTGTTTGAAATCTCGCCTTCTCCTTTGCATATCAGGTATATACGGTGATAAGGACTGACCACATTCTTAAAATTCCATCTTTTGTCGAGCGATACATTGTCGACATTGAGCAAAGAAAAACTGTGTTTCAACACACGGTGATGCATAAGGGATGTGTTTTCATATGGAAAGCTAAGAAAAGTATTTTTTGGATAAAAAAAGGTTTGAAAACGATAAAAATATTGTTTGGCGAAAGGATAGTTTTGAAACAGATTTTTGTCCCTCGATTCACCCCTAATGTAAGTGCCGAACTGTAAAAGGCATTGAGAAGAGCTGTACAACAGAAAAACGCAAAGAGGTCTTGGGCAATTGGAGCTTGAATAAGCCCAATCGGATCGAATTTTAAGTTGAAAAATAGAAAGACATGAAAAAACGAATTATCTGTGTTTGGATGCTGTGCACAGTGTGCATAG
Encoded proteins:
- a CDS encoding helix-turn-helix domain-containing protein; the encoded protein is MHHRVLKHSFSLLNVDNVSLDKRWNFKNVVSPYHRIYLICKGEGEISNTEKSIKLEAGHLYFIPAYTLCNLYCSYSLDQYFVQFFETSPDGSSLYPNYNSVIKIKAEERDLHNFERLVEINPDRGINRSDNPSVYEKEIYFKEYQELNDKQSLPVFLETQGLLLQMMSRFAVPELFHKKEPISIPHTVTETIRHIVTNLHLPLSVNALAKRSNLNEVYFSRLFEKHTGIRPLAFIHEKRIERARNLMQTSTASYSEIAERTGFRNLAHFSRTFKKITGLSPRAYSRKTYGL